The Archocentrus centrarchus isolate MPI-CPG fArcCen1 chromosome 7, fArcCen1, whole genome shotgun sequence genome window below encodes:
- the ddx23 gene encoding putative ATP-dependent RNA helicase DDX23, whose translation MAADSTDKKDADSSGTKDRERKRSRSRDRDRKVSPSRKRHRSRERNRSKSPERDRRMKDKDRDKDRDRDKDRDRNRKDRDSHRRDKDRSRRSRSTSPKSKDSKIKKEKDIKAEEEEDEKKKKEKVQPLSLEELLAKKKAEEDAEAKPKFLSKAEREAEALKRREQETEERRRFVEEERKKRRMFQDMGRKMLEDPQERERRERRERMERENNGNEDDDERQKLREEKDKSKELQAIKERYLGGIKKRRRTRHLNDRKFVFEWDASEDTSVDYNPIYKEKHQVQLYGRGFIAGIDLKQQKREQSRFYGDLMEKRRTLEEKEQEETRLKKMRKKEAKQRWDDRHWSQKKLDEMTDRDWRIFREDYSITTKGGKIPNPIRNWKEYPLPAHILEVIDKCGYKDPTPIQRQAIPIGLQNRDIIGVAETGSGKTAAFLIPLLVWITTLPKIDRIEDSDQGPYAVILAPTRELAQQIEEETIKFGKPLGIRTVAVIGGISREDQGFRLRMGCEIVIATPGRLIDVLENRYLVLSRCTYVVLDEADRMIDMGFEPDVQKILEYIPVTNQKPDTEEAEDPEKMTMNFESGKHKYRQTVMFTATMPPAVERLARSYLRRPAVVYIGSAGKPHERVEQKVLLMSEGEKRKKLLEVLAHGFEPPIIIFVNQKKGCDVLAKSLEKMGYNACTLHGGKGQEQREFALSNLKAGAKDILVATDVAGRGIDIQDVSMVINYDMAKNIEDYIHRIGRTGRAGKSGVAMTFLTKEDSAVFYDLKQAILESPVSTCPPELANHPDAQHKPGTILTKKRREETIFA comes from the exons ATGGCAGCTGACTCCACAGACAAGAAGGATGCAGACTCTTCAGGGACCAAAGACCGAGAGAGAAAACGCAGCCGTTCACGAGACAGAGATCGTAAAGTCTCACCTTCACGGAAGCGCCATCGTTCCCGTGAACGAAACCGCTCCAAATCCCCTGAAAG AGATCGACGCATGAAAGACAAGGACAGAGACAAGGACCGAGACAGAGATAAGGACAGAGACAGGAACCGTAAGGATAGAGACAGCCATCGACGCGATAAAGATCGCAGCAGGAGGTCAAG AAGCACTTCTCCAAAATCAAAGGATAGCAAGATAAAGAAAGAGAAGGATATAAaagcagaagaggaggaggatgaaaaaaagaagaaagaaaag GTCCAGCCGCTGTCTTTGGAGGAGCTTCTGGCCAagaagaaggcagaggaggatgctgaggCAAAG CCCAAGTTTCTGTCAAAAGCAGAGCGAGAAGCCGAGGCTCTGAAGCGCAGAGAGcaagagacagaagagagaaggaggtttgtggaagaggagagaaagaagagaaggatGTTTCAGGACATGGGGAGAAAAATGCTGG AGGACCCTCAGGAAAGGGAGAGACGGGAGCGAAGGGAACGAATGGAGCGAGAGAACAATGGGAATGAAGATGACGATGAACgacagaagctcagagaggagAAAGATAAAAGCAAAGAACTCCAGGCCATCAAG GAGCGTTATCTTGGTGGGATCAAAAAACGGCGACGAACTCGCCACCTGAATGACAGGAAGTTTGTGTTTGAGTGGGATGCTTCTGAAGACACTTCAGTCGACTACAACCCAAT TTACAAAGAGAAGCATCAGGTGCAGCTGTACGGACGAGGCTTCATCGCTGGCATCGACTTAAAGCAGCAGAAAAGGGAACAGTCACGCTTCTATGGTGACCTGATGGAGAAAAGGCGCACACTGGAAgagaaggagcaggagga GACAAGACTGAAGAAGATGCGTAAGAAGGAAGCCAAGCAGCGCTGGGACGACAGACACTGGTCTCAGAAGAAGCTGGACGAGATGACGGACAGAGACTGGCGAATCTTCAGAGAGGATTACAGCATTACCACCAAGGGAGGAAAAATCCCTAATCCCATCAGGAACTGGAAGGAGTACCCACTGCCTGCACACATTCTGGAGGTCATCGACAAATGTGGCTACAAG GATCCAACACCGATTCAGAGGCAGGCCATTCCCATTGGTTTACAGAACCGTGACATTATTGGTGTGGCCGAGACCGGTAGCGGTAAAACTGCTGCTTTCCTGATTCCGCTGCTGGTCTGGATCACCACGCTGCCAAAGATCGACAG GATTGAAGACTCAGACCAGGGTCCTTATGCTGTGATCTTGGCTCCGACTCGTGAGTTGGCCCAGCAGATTGAGGAAGAAACCATCAAGTTTGGTAAACCACTCGGCATTCGAACAGTGGCTGTGATTGGAGGAATCTCCAGGGAGGACCAAGGCTTCCGACTCAGGATGGGTTGTGAG ATCGTGATCGCCACACCCGGTCGTCTGATCGACGTGCTGGAGAACCGCTACTTGGTGCTGAGCCGCTGCACCTACGTGGTCCTCGATGAGGCTGATCGTATGATTGACATGGGCTTTGAGCCTGATGTCCAAAAGATTCTTGAGTATATCCCAGTGACCAATCAGAAACCagacacagaggaagcagaggacCCTGAGAAAATGACGATGAACTTTGAATCTGGGAAACATAAATACAGACAA ACAGTCATGTTCACAGCTACAATGCCTCCCGCTGTGGAGAGACTGGCCAGAAGCTACCTGAGACGTCCTGCTGTGGTGTACATCGGGTCTGCTGGAAAGCCTCACGAGAGAGTCGAACAGAAGGTCCTGCTTATGTCTGAGGGAGAGAAAAG GAAGAAGCTGCTGGAGGTTTTGGCGCATGGTTTTGAGCCTCCCATCATTATCTTTGTCAACCAGAAGAAGGGTTGCGACGTGCTGGCCAAATCTCTGGAGAAGATGGGG TACAATGCTTGCACACTGCACGGTGGCAAAGGCCAGGAGCAGAGAGAGTTTGCGCTCTCCAATCTCAAGGCGGGAGCCAAGGATATCCTGGTGGCCACAGACGTTGCTGGTCGAGGTATCGATATCCAGGACGTCTCCATGGTCATTAACTACGACATGGCAAAGAATATTGAAG ACTACATCCATCGTATCGGTCGTACGGGTCGTGCTGGCAAGAGTGGTGTGGCCATGACTTTCCTCACTAAAGAGGACTCTGCGGTGTTTTACGACCTGAAGCAGGCCATCCTCGAGAGCCCCGTCTCCACCTGCCCTCCAGAACTGGCAAACCACCCAGATGCTCAGCACAAACCTGGAACCATCCTGACCAAGAAGAGACGCGAGGAGACCATCTTTGCCTAA